The genomic interval AATACTGTAGAACTTGCAGATAAAATCACGAAAGTGGCACAGCGTCTTGCAATCTTTCATGAGATTGTACCAGAATGTAATTTTGGTGCGAGCGAAGACTTCTCTTATTTCATGGAACGCGTTCAGCAAAATGGCGGTCAAGCAGCTTATATGATGGTTGGCGCAGATTTAGCTGCGGGGCATCACGATTCATATTTTGATTTTGATGAAAAGGCCCTGGATTTAGCGACGAAATTAATTACGGCATCTGCAGTTGATCTGCTAATAAATAAATAAATATTGTTTTAAATAAGGCATCATAAAGTTCAATGCATAAAATTCTAAAGTTTGTTATATCATAAACTTTGGAAAATAAGCGTGTACTTTATGATGTTTTTATATTTAACTAGTTGATTGAGTCAACTAGTTTGTAGTATAATAAACCTGCAAAAATAAATTGGAGTGAATGGGAATGGATAATTTAGATATTGCGAGACAATTTGGTATTTTAAATCGGCAATCGCAGACTTTTATTACGAATGCTTGCAGTGATCTGGGCATTGGTTTTTCGGAATGTGTGCTGTTGATGAATTTATATCGCCGTGAAGGAATCAACCAGGAAGATATGTCCACAGTTTTATTTATCGATAAAGCTGCCACGGCAAGGACGATTAAATTACTTGAAGAAAAGGGCTTTATCTTACGCAAACAGGATAAAGAGGATAAACGAGTTAAAAAATTATATTTAACCGCAAAAGGTGAAGAAACCAAGGCGCCTGTATTTAAAATGTTAAAGCAATGGATGCATTTTCTTAGTGATGGAATGGATCAAGAAACTTTTGAAACAGTGAGAAAAGGACTGCGTATTTTGGCTGAAAAAGCGAGCAGTAGGGAATGTAGTCTGTTATTTGAAAGGCAAAATAGAGGAGGGGTGGAAAATGAAGAATAATTTAGTGAAATTAGGTCTTATTTTTTGTTTAATCAGTGTATTTATTGTAAGTGGTTGCGGTAAAAAGTCAGAAGCGGAGCAGGATATTCCACTTGTAAAGACAGAGAAGGTTGTTATGGGAAATCTAGCAACTACAATGAATTATGCTGGGGAGGTTCATGGGCGTTATGAGTCGCAATTGGCATTTCAGGTAAGTGGAAAGATCATTGCACGTCATGTAGATCTCGGCAGCAGTGTAAATGCTGGTGAGGTGCTCATGGAAATAGATCGTAAAGATATTCTTCAAAATGTAAATATTGGCTCGGCGCAAGTTGATGCTGCAAGGGCGCAATTGAATTTAGCAGAGGCAAATTTAAATCGTTATCGGCAGCTCTATGAACAATCAGCAGTGAGTGCAGCGCAGTATGAGCAATATCAGACGTCCTATGAGTCTGCACTGGCTGCGCTAAGGCAAGCAGAGGCACAGTATACACAAGGAAATAATAGTTTGGAATATAGTAAATTGGTTGCAGATAGCACGGGTGTTATTTCTGCAGTTCATGCAGAAGTTGGGCAAGTCGTTTCCGCGGGGCAAGCTATGGTTACGCTTGTCAAAGCCGGAGACTTAGAAGTGGAAATCAGTGTTCCCGAAAATCGTTTGGAAGAATTAAAGGCCAGTCAACATGTTGCAGTATCTTTTTGGGCACTCAATGATATGGTTATTGATGGCACGATTCGTGAGATTGCTCCAATGGCAGATAAAGTATCACGTACTTATAAAGTTCGAATAGGGTTAGTGAATCCTTCCGAGCAAATTAAACTAGGTATGACAGCAAATGTAGCAATTGCTGTTGGTGATGCACAGCTCTTAGGGATAACTACGATTCCTTTGACGGCAATTTATCAGACCGGGGATGTGCCGCAGGTTTGGGTCGTGCAAGATGGCGTGGTCAATTTACAGCCTGTAACGATAGAAGCATTCGGAAATAATCAGGTTAAAGTAACCTCTGGGCTAAATCATGGCGATGTAATTGTTACTGCCGGTATACACAAATTAAGGGCTGGGCAGGAAGTGAGAGTGTTAGAAGGTGAAGGTAAATGAAAAAGTTTAACCTGACAGAGATCGCTTTAAAAAATAAATCACTTGTCTGTTATTTTATTCTTGTCATTTTTTTGATGGGGTGTTTTTCCTATACGAAATTAGGACGGATGGAAGATCCCGAGTTTACGATTCGGCAAATGGTAGTGACGGTTGCATGGCCGGGGGCAAGTGCGAAGCAAATTGAAGAACAAGTTACAGATAAAATAGAAAAGAAGCTGCAGGATTTACCGGGAATGGATTATCTGAAAAGTTATTCTCGTCCGGGGGCATCTGTTATTTATGTGACTTTGCGTGAAGATACAAAGGCAAGTACGATTCGTTCCACCTGGCTAGAGGCTAGAAATTTAGTCAATGATATGAAAGCTGATTTGCCACAAGGGGTAATCGGGCCAACTTTTAATGATCGGTTTGATGATGTCTATGGATCGATTTATGCAATTACAGCAGACGGGTATAGTTATGAAGAAATGCGCGTAGAAGCAGAAAAAATTCGTCAGATGTTGTTTGATATAGACAATGTTAAAAAAGTTGAATTAATTGGTCAGCAGGCGGAAAAAATTTATATTGAAATCGAAAATAGCAAACTTGCGCAATTGGGGATAAATCCAAGCACGATTGCAAATGTTATAGCAAAGCAAAATGCGATGACCCCGGCTGGTATGCTTGATACGAGTACGGATAATGTTTATTTGAGAATGACAGGGCAATTTGATGATATCGAAGCAATTCGTAATTTGCCGATTCAAGCCAATGAAAGAATCTTCCGTTTGGGTGATATTGCAACGGTAGAACGTAAATATGTAGAGCCGGCAGAGCCTAAAATGTATTTTAATGGTCAACCTGCCGTTGGCATTGCGGTGTCGATGGAAAGTGGCGGCAATGTTTTAGATTTGGGTGATGATTTAAAGAAAACAGTTAATTTAATAAAAAAGGATTTGCCATTAGGACTTGAAATTCATCAGGCTTCTGATCAGCCTGAAGTGGTAAAGGATGCAATTGATGATTTTATTAGCACCTTGCGTGAAGCAATTATCATTGTACTTGTTGTGAGTTTCTTAAGCTTAGGTGTGCGCACCGGGCTTGTGGTAGCACTATGTATACCATTGGTTATTACAGGTGTTTTTCTAGCGATGGAAATGCTGGGGATTGATCTGCATAAGGTTTCGCTAGGTGCACTCATTATTTCACTGGGGCTTTTGGTCGACGATGCAATTATTGCCGTGGAAATGATGGCAGTCAAACTGGAAGAAGGATACGATCGATTTAAAGCGGCATGCTACGCGTATACAGTAACTGCATTGCCAATGCTGACTGGAACTTTGATTACTTGTGCCGGGTTTATCCCCGTTGGATTTTCTAAGGGTATGGCAGCTGAGTTTACAAGCAGTCTTTTCCCGGTAATTGCCATTGCTTTGATTATATCTTGGGTTGTATCAGTGATGGTAGCACCCTTATTTGGTTATCATTTAATCAAAGTAAAAGTGCATGATACATCAAAAGAAAATAAAGCATATCAAAGTAAGTTTTATAAAATGTTTCGCAGGATTTTAACTTGGTGTCTGCAGCACCGCAGAATTGTTTTAGTCGGTACAGCAATATGCTTTTTTGTGTCGATCTTTATGATGAAATTTATTAAGCAAGAATTCTTTCCGCCATCGATTCGACCAGAAGTAATTGTAGAATTAAATCTGCCGGAGGGCGCTTCAATAAAAGCAACAGAAGATGCAGCTAAACAATTTGCTGCACGACTTGATGGCGATGCGGCAATTAAAAATTACAGTTTTTACGTGGGAAAAGGGGCGCCAAGATTTGTCTTGACAACGGAGCCGGTGTTACCTGCAAATAATTATGCGCAATTTATTATCGTTGCCAAAGATTTGGACGCAAGAAAACAGCTCACAGAAAAGATTCAGACGATTATGGCAGAAGATATGCCAGGTGTTCGCAGCAATGTGAAATTAATTCAAACGGGTCCGCCGGCAGCGTATCCGGTGATGCTTCGTGTTTCAGGATACGATCATGAAAAAGTTCGTGAAATTGCCAATCAAGTTGCGGAGAAAATGACGGCCAATCCAAATCTACGTCAAGTGCACTTTGACTGGAATGAAAAAAGCAAAGTGATGCAGCTTGATTTAGACCAAGATAAGCTAAGAGTGTTAGGGATTGATGGACAGTCTCTGGCCACAGCATTGCAGACACAATTGTCAGGTGCTGCGGTTGCCGAGTATTATGAACAAGATAAAACAATTGATATTGTGTTTAGAATGCATGATGAAGATCGCAGCGATTTATCAAAAGTCAAAGATATGCCGATCGCAATCGGCAATGGCAGCTATGTTCCACTTGAACAAATTGCCAAAATTCGTTATGGGGCGGAGGATGGACTTATTTGGCGGCGGGATTTAAAGCCAACGATTACTGTGAGAGCTAATATTATGGATGGAATCACGGGCAATGATGCAACACAACAAGTGTATGATGCAACGAAAGAGCTTCGTGACAGCCTGCCAATGGGATATACTGTGAAAGTGGATGGTGCATTGGAAAACAGCGGAAAGGCAATGCGGTTAATGTTGGCTCCAGTTCCTGCGATGATCATCGTCATTGTTACATTGTTGATGCTGCAACTGAAGCGAATGTCTCTTATGTTCCTGACTTTAATGACTGCTCCGCTTGGAATTATCGGCGTTAGTTTTGGCATGTTATTGACGAATCAATCCATGGGATTTGTTGCTGAACTTGGAATTTTGGCACTGAGTGGAATGATTATTCGAAATTCGGTTATTTTGGTGGATCAAATTGAAAAACATATTGCCGATGGGCAGGATGTGTGGCAGGCAATTATTGATTCAGCAATTCTTCGTTTCAGACCGATTATGTTAACTGCCGCAGCGGCAATTTTAGGTATGATTCCATTGATGCGCAATAATTTCTGGGGACCAATGGCAGTAGCAATTGCCAGCGGCTTGTTTTGTGCCACTGTGTTAACACTGCTTGTTTTACCAACCATGTATGCTGCTTGGTTTAAAGTAAAAGAACCGAATGAAAAAGGCTAGGTAAAAAACTAAGGGGTATGTCACATCTTAATGTGGCATACCCCAAACTCTAGAAAAATAACATATTCATGTTGATAATTTAGAAAATAACGAAAGCCGTTCTACTTAAAAATTAGTACGAAGATAGGTTGCCGGTTGGTGAGAAGTGCTCAGATGCTAGGCACAGAAAGAGGTTGTGAAGAAGTCGTACTTCTGTACTAGGGCGAGCAGCATCTTTCTGTAACGACGCAGATGAGTGCTTATCACCGACCCGCTGCCGATCTGTCTATGTTTCTTAGGAACAGGATAATATGGTATGATATAATATAGGGAGAATTTTTGATTGGATGTGCAGGTATGTTGAGTGAAAAAGTGAGTTATTTTATTATTGCGTTTTCGATTTATTTGTTGGGTAAGTCGATCATTTTCTTTCATAGTTTACCGTTGTATTCTGTGTTATTTGATATTTTCATGGCGATTTCATTATTGTGCAGTAATATTCCGCGCGTTTTACCAATAAAATTGGAATATTTATATTATATGAAAAAGATAGAATACGGTACCTTAGGACTGGCTCTACTGATGTTTGCTGTTCTTATTATTCGTTGATTTTCTTTAGGGTAGGGGTATTACGTTTCATCTTGCGAATGATTTCTTTGGTTTGCCGGTCGATACGAAGCGAGTCTGTTATTTTTTGTAGTGCTTTGTTGTAAGTAAAATCGTCTAAGGTATTGTGGTCTAAATAATGCATTGTTTTCTCCGCATATTTTATAAAGCAAATAGAAATTGCCCAAGCTACGGCCATTTTAACATAGTAGCCATCATGCCGAATCTCGTCTAACGCAGAAAGCGTTTCAGTAACATAGGAATCGGTAATATAAAATTGCAGTAATATGACAACGGCAAACCGTATTTCGAATTCTTGATTCGATTGTAAATAAGGTTGCAAAAATGTTCTAACGCGCGCAGGATGTTTTTTTATAATTTTTAGGTTACTGCAAAAGCTATCGCAGATTGCCCAATTGTCTATTTTAGGAATAAAAGAAGTGGTGTACGCTAATATTTCTTCAATATCAGCTTTGGCATAGCCAATGATCAAGCCTTGTAGTAAGATTTCTTCATAATATGTATCTTCGGCTGTTTTTAAATAAGTACGCCAGTCTTCTCTAGCCAGTTCTTTGGCCAGATTTTTTAGTAATGGCATTCGAACGCCAATGATATTCTTTGTGTTTGGGCATAATTTGCTATGAAATTGGCGATAGGTTTCATCGGATAAGGAAAATAAACGTGTTTGAATGGATTGCATGATTGTACTCCTTATTTTTATTGAATAAATTATAGCATATTGAATAAAAAGCATGCAGTATAAATCTGTAGGGAATGATATAATCAAGATAGATAATTTGAGGGGAGTGATTGTCCTGAGTATTTTAGAAATTATGAAAAAACGTAGAAGTGTAAGAAAGTTTAAGCAGGAGCCAATTACAGATCAGGAAATGAAACAGATCGTTGAAGCTGGACAGCTTGCACCAAGCGGCAGTAACAATCAAACTTCGCACTTCGTTGTGATTCAAAAAGTAGAAATTTTAGACGAATTACGGGAATTGGTGAAACATGAATTTGCCAAAATGGAGATTGATGAAAATACATATGGTAGCATTAAAACTTCCATTACCTTATCAAAAAAGGGAAAATATAATTTTATGTATAATGCACCCGCTTTCATTATTGCAACAAATCTTCGCGGGTATGGCAATGCAATGGCAGATTGTTCACTTGCATTAGGCAATATGATGCTTATGGCGGCGGAATTGAATATCGGAACATGTTGGATTAATCAATTAAAATGGTTAGCAGATAACGAAGCCATAAAAACATATCTTGAGAAATTGGGAATTGGAAAACAAGAAACAGTGTGTGGGTGCTTAGCCGTTGGATATTCTGATCAGCCTGATCTTCCACCTATCATTCGAAAGGGAAATATTGCTGATTTTATAAAATAAATGGAGCTTTTATAAGTGAAATGAGATTCGATAGCGCGTATTTACGCTTGTAAATATTTTGCTATGGATTGTAGTTTTGGTCTCCCGCCGATTATTTGGCGGGAGATTTTTATATACATAAAAATGTGGCCTACAATAGGGATACGTTTAATTTTGTATTTACATGCTTGGTGATTTATGTTAATTTTAACACAACAAAAGAAAGATAGAAGGAGAAAAAAATGTTTTTCAATATTTCTGTTAGTAAGACAATTAAATATTTTGAAGAAGTAGATGACATCACTGCAATGAATGTACGTTTGTCGATGAAATATTTTGGTTGGAATTCAAAAGATTACATTGATGCGTCAGGTGTAGAAGATCGCTATGTATATCGTATTGAATTTATGCGAGATGATCAACAAGGCGGTTTTTTTAAAGCACAAACAAATGATGTGGGAAAAATAAATAGTATAACGAAAGAATGTGCATTAAAAGCATTGAAATCGTATCTCGACAAAGGCTGTAGTTAGGAGTAGTATAGTTTCATATTGTATTGTAGTTATAGAAAGTAGGAGATATGATGATACTATTGCACGCAATTGAAGGAGTTCTTAGTTTACTTTTAATGGGGCTTGTTGGCTATATATTGGCAAGAAAAGGCTGGTTTAATAAAGAGACTTCCGCTTTACTTCCAAAACTCGTTACGTATGTGTCATTGCCATTGTTTTTGCTATGTAATCTAATTACAACATTTCACCGTGATGATTTGATTCACATGATGTACGGTGTAATTGTGCCAATGTTGTCGATGATGATGTGTTTTGTAGTTAGTTTAGTATTAGGAAAATTGTGTAAAGTAAATAAACGGCACATTGGAATCTTTCATAGCACTTTTGTTACATCCAATTCTATATTTGTTGGGATTCCGGTAAATATTGCATTGTTTGGCGAAGAGTCTTTACCATATACGTTGTTATATTTCTTTGCCAATACGCTATTTTTTTGGACGGTTGGTAATTATTATATTAGTTCAGATGGTGAAAAGCATAAGGCGATGCTGTTTAGTATGGAAACTGTTAAAAAGGTATTCTCTGCACCGATACTTGGATTTTTATTTGCTATTTTTCTTATTATGTTAGAGTTATCTTTACCTGATTTTTTGCTTAAAACGGCAAGGTATATGGGGAATATGACAACACCGCTTGCCATTATTTTTATCGGTGTTATTTTGCATGGCGTTGATTTGAAAAAGATTAGACTGGATAAAGATATTTTGCTGGTAATGTTGGGTAGATTTGTGATCAGCCCGCTTAGTATTGTCGTGATTACTTATTTTATTCCGATTCCTGAACTTATGCGTAAGGTGTTCATTATACAAGCGTCTCTGCCAGCTATGGCGCAGACTGTTATTTTAGCAAGTTTTTACAAGGCAGATAGTGAATATGCGACAATTTTGGTGTCGCTTAGTACACTGGCATCTATTCTAACCATTCCTTTGTTTATGGAGATTATATCTTAAATATTTTGACGTCGCAGAATGAAACATAACATAGTTCACTTGATGATAGTTTTTACCTATATATGATATAACTATTACTAATAAGGAAATACAGGAAAATATAGTATAATCTATGTATAGGATTATGATAAGATAATTAAGAAATAAAACAGATATGTAGAGTTTTAGGAGCAAAAGGGTTTATTGTGACCGTTTAATGAAGCGCTGCAAGTCTGTAAGAAATCTATAGGGCATCAAGGTTTCACATTAAAACGGTTGCACTGGTCAATCTGGACTCAATGATGCATAAACGTTTATTGCTGAATTTTGTTTTAAACCAAACAAAAAATCTTATTTATATTTTCATAGTGTATGATAAAGGAGAGTGAAATTTTTGCGATTTCAGAATGTTAAAACAAAATTTCTAGTAGTTTTATTACCGTTATTTATTCTTAGTTTTGTTGTTTTATCTGTAGTAAGTTATTACTTAGCAAATGAAGCTTTGAATGAAGCAGCAGATGAAACGATAAGAACAATGGGAAGAGAATCTTCGATGCAGGTACAGGAAGGCATCAATGAGCGTATTATCAGATTGGAAGAGTTAGGTGTTGATAGCGTCCTGCGGGGCAATGATGAGCAGGCAAAAGTTGCGTATCTGGCAAATTCGCAAAAGCGATTAGGCTTTGATTCTTTATATTATTCAGATTTAAAAGGAAATTGTATTCGTGCCGATGGTAAAAAATTTAATCGTGCAGATCGTGAATATTTCAAAAAAGTGCTGGATACACAAAAAGCATATGTACCGCAGCCTGTTGTATCAGGTGTTACGGGTAAATTAATCCTTGTATTAACTGCACCTGCCTTTGAAAATGGACAGTTTGTTGGCATGATGATGGGGAGTATTACCTTAGAGAAATTATCTAAAGTTTTAGATCAGGTAAAATTCAGAGATTCTGGGTATGGTTATATTGTGGAAAACAAAGGGAAGGTAATTGCAAACAATAAAGCACCAGAATTTATCAACAAATTGGACTTGTCAGAAAAAACAATTAACCCAGAACTTAAAACAGTGGCGACGGAGTTAGATGAGGACTTAATGCGAACTTTTAAACAAGTCGTTGAAACTGGTGAAGCGATGAGCTGTTATTACAAAAATGTACTGGGAAGAGACGATGTTGCAGTATTGACGCCGATCGATCTTTTTGGACAACGCTGGGTTATGGTAATTACTGCGCCAGAGTCTGAAGTGACGGCGCCTGTAAAACGATTGGCAAACTATATGTTTGGCATTTCCATCTTCTTTATATTGTTAGCTATTATTTGTATTTATGTGTTTGCTAAAAATATTTCTAAACCGATAGAGATCATTCGTGATGATTGTATGCGTTTAAAAGATGGCGACTTTAAAGATAGACCAGTTAGTGTTGATAGTGATGATGAAATTGGTCAATTGGCAAAAGGTTTCCATGAAATGAGAAACAATTTACGAGATTTAATAAAGAAAATACAAGGGGAAGCTGAAGAGGTCGCAGCATCGAGTGAAATGCTGCATGAAAGTGCAGGGCAATCTGCAGAAGCATCAAATCAGGTCGCGGTATCAATTACGGATATTGCGCAAGGCGTAGAAAAACAATCGTTATCTGCAAAAAATGTAAATGGTGTGGCAAAGGAAGTCGCCAACATTTCTGAGGAAATTGCACATAAATCAAAAAATGTAGCAGAAGTTGCGCACACAGCAAATGACGATGTGGAGCTTGGGCGTACGGCGATTGCGAGTGCAGTGGAGCAAATGCAGCAAATTGGATCAGGTGCTGAAGAAGTACAGCAAGCCATACATAAATTGGAACAAGGGTCTCAAGAAATCAGTAATATCGTTGATTTGATTTCTAATATTGCCGGACAAACAAATCTTTTAGCGTTGAATGCTGCAATTGAAGCAGCACGTGCTGGAGAACAAGGGCGCGGTTTTGCGGTCGTTGCTGAAGAAGTAAGAAAGTTGGCTGAGGAATCCCATCTTTCATCGCAAAAGATCGGCGAATTGGTGAAACGCAATCAAATTGATATGGAAAAGGCTGTTTCGGCAAGTCAGGCCGGTACGGTTGGTATTGGCAAAGGAATTGAAGCGGTGAATTCGGCCGATGAAACATTTAAAAACATTGTGAATGTGATCAGCCATTTGTCAGATGAGATCGCTGATATATCAAAATCAATCAATACGATGGCAATCGGCAGCAACGATATGTTAACAGCGATGCAGCAAATTGATGAAGTAAGTAAGAAAAATGCAGCTGAAGTGCAGTCTGTATCGGCTGCGACGGAAGAACAATCAGCAGCAATGCAAGAGATTGCATCAGCAAGTCAAAATTTAGCCAATCTTTCTACTGAATTGAAGAGAGCAATTTCTAGATTTAAAATTTAAATAAGATAAAAATTAAAGCTGAGGGGATTATCCCTCAGCTTTAATTTTTTATTTTTTTGTAGATCTTTTTCGATCGCTTTTTTTGGGGGAAAACGTTTCTTCAGATAATTTCGTTCCTACAACAACGATTTGATCTTCCGGACTGTATTCATCGACATAAAGTAACTCACGGCTTATTTCCTGTCCATTGATACTTTTAATACGGTAAGACGAGACAATATAGCCCGTTAATCCTTTATCCTCAACAACCATCTTGCCGGCAGGTAAATTTGGATCATATTTATTTACGGTACCAGGTGAGAGGGTTTTATCTACATTTGAGGTCAACGTGATTGTTTCCTTGCTGCGATCGCTTAAGTTTCCTAAAATAGCAATGGTTAAAGTTCCGTCTGCCACTTTTGCTATAATATACGCGTTGTTGGCTAGCGTATTTTTAAACTTAAAATCGAGTAAATGATCTGCAACCGTTGCATCTAGTCCAATTGGAACGTAACCCAGTGGATGAAAATGCGGGGTCCGTTCAACGGGTTTCATGTCGGCAAGCAGGATAGAATTGTATAGAGTGCTGCTGACTTGGCAAACGCCTCCGCCGATATCAGGGACAGTTTTCCCCTCGATGATAACAGGTGCTTCTTTAAAACCAGCCTCGGCAATGCGTAAGCCTGTCAAATCATTAAAAGATATAACTTCATCTGGTCTTAATAGCAAATGATTGATACTATTGGCAGCAATGCGGATGTTTTCACTGCGATTTGTGTTAAAATGATTAAAATTAGAGCTGTATACA from Massilibacillus massiliensis carries:
- a CDS encoding MarR family winged helix-turn-helix transcriptional regulator, encoding MDNLDIARQFGILNRQSQTFITNACSDLGIGFSECVLLMNLYRREGINQEDMSTVLFIDKAATARTIKLLEEKGFILRKQDKEDKRVKKLYLTAKGEETKAPVFKMLKQWMHFLSDGMDQETFETVRKGLRILAEKASSRECSLLFERQNRGGVENEE
- a CDS encoding efflux RND transporter periplasmic adaptor subunit: MKNNLVKLGLIFCLISVFIVSGCGKKSEAEQDIPLVKTEKVVMGNLATTMNYAGEVHGRYESQLAFQVSGKIIARHVDLGSSVNAGEVLMEIDRKDILQNVNIGSAQVDAARAQLNLAEANLNRYRQLYEQSAVSAAQYEQYQTSYESALAALRQAEAQYTQGNNSLEYSKLVADSTGVISAVHAEVGQVVSAGQAMVTLVKAGDLEVEISVPENRLEELKASQHVAVSFWALNDMVIDGTIREIAPMADKVSRTYKVRIGLVNPSEQIKLGMTANVAIAVGDAQLLGITTIPLTAIYQTGDVPQVWVVQDGVVNLQPVTIEAFGNNQVKVTSGLNHGDVIVTAGIHKLRAGQEVRVLEGEGK
- a CDS encoding efflux RND transporter permease subunit; this encodes MKKFNLTEIALKNKSLVCYFILVIFLMGCFSYTKLGRMEDPEFTIRQMVVTVAWPGASAKQIEEQVTDKIEKKLQDLPGMDYLKSYSRPGASVIYVTLREDTKASTIRSTWLEARNLVNDMKADLPQGVIGPTFNDRFDDVYGSIYAITADGYSYEEMRVEAEKIRQMLFDIDNVKKVELIGQQAEKIYIEIENSKLAQLGINPSTIANVIAKQNAMTPAGMLDTSTDNVYLRMTGQFDDIEAIRNLPIQANERIFRLGDIATVERKYVEPAEPKMYFNGQPAVGIAVSMESGGNVLDLGDDLKKTVNLIKKDLPLGLEIHQASDQPEVVKDAIDDFISTLREAIIIVLVVSFLSLGVRTGLVVALCIPLVITGVFLAMEMLGIDLHKVSLGALIISLGLLVDDAIIAVEMMAVKLEEGYDRFKAACYAYTVTALPMLTGTLITCAGFIPVGFSKGMAAEFTSSLFPVIAIALIISWVVSVMVAPLFGYHLIKVKVHDTSKENKAYQSKFYKMFRRILTWCLQHRRIVLVGTAICFFVSIFMMKFIKQEFFPPSIRPEVIVELNLPEGASIKATEDAAKQFAARLDGDAAIKNYSFYVGKGAPRFVLTTEPVLPANNYAQFIIVAKDLDARKQLTEKIQTIMAEDMPGVRSNVKLIQTGPPAAYPVMLRVSGYDHEKVREIANQVAEKMTANPNLRQVHFDWNEKSKVMQLDLDQDKLRVLGIDGQSLATALQTQLSGAAVAEYYEQDKTIDIVFRMHDEDRSDLSKVKDMPIAIGNGSYVPLEQIAKIRYGAEDGLIWRRDLKPTITVRANIMDGITGNDATQQVYDATKELRDSLPMGYTVKVDGALENSGKAMRLMLAPVPAMIIVIVTLLMLQLKRMSLMFLTLMTAPLGIIGVSFGMLLTNQSMGFVAELGILALSGMIIRNSVILVDQIEKHIADGQDVWQAIIDSAILRFRPIMLTAAAAILGMIPLMRNNFWGPMAVAIASGLFCATVLTLLVLPTMYAAWFKVKEPNEKG
- a CDS encoding DNA alkylation repair protein yields the protein MQSIQTRLFSLSDETYRQFHSKLCPNTKNIIGVRMPLLKNLAKELAREDWRTYLKTAEDTYYEEILLQGLIIGYAKADIEEILAYTTSFIPKIDNWAICDSFCSNLKIIKKHPARVRTFLQPYLQSNQEFEIRFAVVILLQFYITDSYVTETLSALDEIRHDGYYVKMAVAWAISICFIKYAEKTMHYLDHNTLDDFTYNKALQKITDSLRIDRQTKEIIRKMKRNTPTLKKINE
- a CDS encoding nitroreductase family protein, whose product is MKKRRSVRKFKQEPITDQEMKQIVEAGQLAPSGSNNQTSHFVVIQKVEILDELRELVKHEFAKMEIDENTYGSIKTSITLSKKGKYNFMYNAPAFIIATNLRGYGNAMADCSLALGNMMLMAAELNIGTCWINQLKWLADNEAIKTYLEKLGIGKQETVCGCLAVGYSDQPDLPPIIRKGNIADFIK
- a CDS encoding AEC family transporter, whose translation is MMILLHAIEGVLSLLLMGLVGYILARKGWFNKETSALLPKLVTYVSLPLFLLCNLITTFHRDDLIHMMYGVIVPMLSMMMCFVVSLVLGKLCKVNKRHIGIFHSTFVTSNSIFVGIPVNIALFGEESLPYTLLYFFANTLFFWTVGNYYISSDGEKHKAMLFSMETVKKVFSAPILGFLFAIFLIMLELSLPDFLLKTARYMGNMTTPLAIIFIGVILHGVDLKKIRLDKDILLVMLGRFVISPLSIVVITYFIPIPELMRKVFIIQASLPAMAQTVILASFYKADSEYATILVSLSTLASILTIPLFMEIIS
- a CDS encoding methyl-accepting chemotaxis protein: MKFLRFQNVKTKFLVVLLPLFILSFVVLSVVSYYLANEALNEAADETIRTMGRESSMQVQEGINERIIRLEELGVDSVLRGNDEQAKVAYLANSQKRLGFDSLYYSDLKGNCIRADGKKFNRADREYFKKVLDTQKAYVPQPVVSGVTGKLILVLTAPAFENGQFVGMMMGSITLEKLSKVLDQVKFRDSGYGYIVENKGKVIANNKAPEFINKLDLSEKTINPELKTVATELDEDLMRTFKQVVETGEAMSCYYKNVLGRDDVAVLTPIDLFGQRWVMVITAPESEVTAPVKRLANYMFGISIFFILLAIICIYVFAKNISKPIEIIRDDCMRLKDGDFKDRPVSVDSDDEIGQLAKGFHEMRNNLRDLIKKIQGEAEEVAASSEMLHESAGQSAEASNQVAVSITDIAQGVEKQSLSAKNVNGVAKEVANISEEIAHKSKNVAEVAHTANDDVELGRTAIASAVEQMQQIGSGAEEVQQAIHKLEQGSQEISNIVDLISNIAGQTNLLALNAAIEAARAGEQGRGFAVVAEEVRKLAEESHLSSQKIGELVKRNQIDMEKAVSASQAGTVGIGKGIEAVNSADETFKNIVNVISHLSDEIADISKSINTMAIGSNDMLTAMQQIDEVSKKNAAEVQSVSAATEEQSAAMQEIASASQNLANLSTELKRAISRFKI
- a CDS encoding VanW family protein, giving the protein MALSVSERIFYGVTAADIPIGGHTVQEAQTKLEQIYHSKLDKKAIIRLHYKDKSWNIMPSDIDFYINFEQTAKNAYQIGRGNNILQSFWERFRSAHHGIKIPYVITYDETKLRAILWQIGLETATERKDAYIELENDIISIVPEVTGQKLNHEDLLSTLAQKLFDFELPVSLELPVVEDVPNVTKTALEKIDTVLSVYSSNFNHFNTNRSENIRIAANSINHLLLRPDEVISFNDLTGLRIAEAGFKEAPVIIEGKTVPDIGGGVCQVSSTLYNSILLADMKPVERTPHFHPLGYVPIGLDATVADHLLDFKFKNTLANNAYIIAKVADGTLTIAILGNLSDRSKETITLTSNVDKTLSPGTVNKYDPNLPAGKMVVEDKGLTGYIVSSYRIKSINGQEISRELLYVDEYSPEDQIVVVGTKLSEETFSPKKSDRKRSTKK